One Sesamum indicum cultivar Zhongzhi No. 13 linkage group LG14, S_indicum_v1.0, whole genome shotgun sequence genomic window, GGATTGCTTGTGAGAGAGAGGAGGTAGTTGAATGTTGAGAGAGTTAACACAGTGAATTGTAAAAGTGATGTATATAGAGAATCAATAACCTAGTAATTCAAAACTACTAGTTATCTCCAAAATAACTAACTTGTGCACATCCAAAGCAAAGTGGCCGAGTGGAGCTCTCCTAGAGTTCCCACTTAGCCGCCCTCCATGTCAAGGAGGAGTCCAACTCCTCCTTGACTTAGACCCTAATCAAAATATGCGGCTAGGATTTTTATGGGTGGACAGgcttgattatttatttaatctaattaagtAACCTCAAGCacaataactaattaattagtccaacCAATTAATAACTCTAATcccaaatttaactaattaattaaattttgggtcatgtgaattaattcatttttttttaaactcaattccaaattaattcaacCACTTCTACAGTGATTTGTATGTGAATCTTGAGGTTCAACTTTAGCTAGACTTTGGCTTGAGtccaacacaattaattaattatttctgattaaccattaatcagaAACGCCCGTCACCAGGGGTGACCATCTACCAATGGTCTATGACATTAAAGACTACCTGAATGTTAGTGTGGACATTTAGGCTCCTAAGTTCCATaaggtacggtccttccatcaacCATTTCTCgatcttagtctagggcattgAATTGGCGTCAACCtccatcctggactagacaACTATGCTCAGAACTCCAGAcgcgtttactctattgatcgacataGAAAACTGCTCCCTATTCGACCCATCACTGTGGctacaaattcaaaaagcTCAAACACATCTCAAAGTGCATAAGAGACTCAACTGTCAAATACTAACATGTGATGGATTCTTTCTCGAAATCCACTGTACTCACTACATATTCTTCTAATTGCACTGGATAAAACTTGTAATGATCACATCAAAGACACAGTTGgttttcaaaataatgaatGACGATAAGATAAGAAGTTGTAGTgtctttctttttgaattttctgtttattAAATGAAGTGGATTAAAGGGTTTCTGGtaccatattaattaaaagtgcTGGAAAATATTCtccaaaattatgataattaaagtGAGGATCAACTTATATTGGAAACATACTGAAAATTAGACCTGCAATATAATGTCCCCCAGCTTATCCCTCACAATTCCAGTTCCAAGGATTGCCCCCAAGAAGTCACCATGGGAACAGGGTTCAAACCCAAAGTTCCCTGAGATACTGGCAAATGAAGCAACTCCATAGTAAGAAATAAGACTTACCTTCATATTTTCACAAAAGGATAAGTTGGGCTTACGCTCAATGCTTTGTATCACAGCATTAAACTCATAACCATCTAACATATTTATCAACTGACCTCATTGCTGCAACAATGTCCGGATCAGATGTCAATATCTCTGGATGTCCAACTGTGAGGCGGCAGCGCTCAGCCTGTAAATGAGTTCAACTGTAAGACAATTTACGATGTAAACAGAATCTCAAAACTTTATGGATCCCTAACCTCTGGATATCCTCCCAGCGCAACCATTTTGATGTCAGAGAACTTCGCTAATGCTAGCATTGCCTCTTTTAACACAGGTGGGGTGAGAAAATCAGTATGTAAAATTTCCCGCCTTAATGATGCCCGATTTGCCTAGAAAACACATGATAGAAGGTAAGTTAGCACCATTTACTGATCCATAACTTTAAATCTATTCAAAGAGTAACATTGATTGTTTTTCCTCCAGGCAgcaagaaaggaaagaaggaATAAAGAGTAGCATGATCATAAGGCCAGACTAGTGCCAAATAGCATCGACAAAACGTATACCATTTCAAGAATTCTCTTGACATCTTCAATTGTATCCTTGTCTCCCACTCCTTTGAGGAAAACATCAAATTCACCCTTCAAAGCATGTGCTGAGGTGCAAATACCCAAAGCTGTGTTGCAAGAGCATCAACTACTGTGAATCATAATTGCAATCAATTCAGCACAAAGCTGCTTAAAGAAACATGTCGACGACACTTCTACTGGACCTACCCAATATCAATGATTCTTTTCAAATAGAAGAATTAGCGTACTGACTCCTCAAACTTATCTTCAGCAAGATAAGCATTAGCAAACAACCACGGCCACAATAGAAAACATGACCGCATTTCATCAGTTCAACATGCATCCACATTTTCTTGACTATGATCTACCCTTCACAAAACTAGCATTTTCCATCAAACGGGCCTATTTTTCACAATGCCATAAATCCCATAAAGCTCAAACATAACTAATGGCTGTCCAATACTCAATCTTCTCAATAAGAAATAGTCGcagaaataatttatccctttCTCTGTCAAACAACACAAATGAGATTGCTCCACTATCTGAACACATAAACAAATACACATCACAATCCACAGTACTTTCCCCCCCAACCCTTGCAAAATTTTGTGCAAAACTCGAAACACAAACGTCAAACTATCCGAATTAACGGTcaacaagcaaaagaaagaaatgcaacGGACCTGAGGAAGTGAAAAGAGGGGCGAGAGGGAAGGCTCTGAAGCTACTGAGCTTGTTATGGAAATGAACGGAACGAAGAGATTCGCGTGAAAGTAGTGTACTCCGTAGGAAAGCTTGTGAGGCCAAGCCACCGGCAGCCATGGCCGATGTGCGCACTGCCCACATCATCCTCAACTAGGCTGATTTTGCGGCCACCGGGTCCCCTCCAGCTCGTCTTCAATCAATTAGCCGGGTCGGGTCAAGAGTCGGGACTCAGGGCGAtgtttgtttggttttgtttcatACTTTCATCcctcaaatttcaattttaaatatttctaactgattttttattcaagtctcagtatttttaattgattttttttattaagcttttattttctgattgtgaaaggttttgaaattttaatcgGGTTTGAGAAATGATATCGGGTCCCAACATAGTGTTGTGGACCTAAATCCCGTCCTATTTGgatacattataaaaaatgtgtGTACTTTGcgacatataatatataaacttaatactttataaattaaaataatgatataaaataatttataagcaTTTTTAATGTATGTATAagtaacaatattattttaaaattataatattttaatacctAAGACATGCACATTTAagtttactataaaaaaaaaaaagatatcctctcaataatattattatctcatatttataaaattgtcatggtattatttttaaaaatattaaatcggTCTGAGGCAGGTCCTGGGTACAAGAATTTCTTGGCGGAAGAAAGAACCATAATCCACAAATGGGGCACATATTCATTCATTCTAGACATAGTACATAAAAAGATATACACTTACATCAATTAACTTGGCTACAACCCAAATCAACttagaaagaaatataataaaagaagacATCAACAATACTCTAAGAGTTTAACTAGCAAATATACCAACTCAAACAAAGGAAAACTGTGTGGTCTGCTGCAGTTTAAGAAGTTTTCAAACCAATCTGTTCTACCAACATTGTGAGTTTCAAGTTCCCATCCCTTCTAATAGGATGCTATGTAACtcaaggaaagaagaaaagaagtgaAGTGGTGCTACCTATATATCGATCTCGTCTCCATGATCATGAAAAGGAGTAGTTTCTTCTTTCGTTCGGCTCTAGTATGTACTGCCTCAACTAAGATAGTTATAGCCAACTACCAGAAGCACAAGAACAAGTAAAGCAGCAGGAACGGTAACCCATAACCAATCCTTGCTTGCCTTCTTGCGTTTCAGTATAGCTTTCGGGAGTGCATTTGGGGCTCTAGGA contains:
- the LOC105176990 gene encoding uncharacterized protein LOC105176990 isoform X2, which encodes MMWAVRTSAMAAGGLASQAFLRSTLLSRESLRSVHFHNKLSSFRAFPLAPLFTSSALGICTSAHALKGEFDVFLKGVGDKDTIEDVKRILEMANRASLRREILHTDFLTPPVLKEAMLALAKFSDIKMVALGGYPEAERCRLTVGHPEILTSDPDIVAAMSISGNFGFEPCSHGDFLGAILGTGIVRDKLGDIILQGEKGAHILVVPELVDFLASSLDKVRNVSVTCKRMPLLALEYQPPSDGDVRVNWATVTKNNTTVKTGDIVSISGKGRLKIGEINSTRKGKFAVELLRYL
- the LOC105176990 gene encoding uncharacterized protein LOC105176990 isoform X1 → MMWAVRTSAMAAGGLASQAFLRSTLLSRESLRSVHFHNKLSSFRAFPLAPLFTSSALGICTSAHALKGEFDVFLKGVGDKDTIEDVKRILEMANRASLRREILHTDFLTPPVLKEAMLALAKFSDIKMVALGGYPEAERCRLTVGHPEILTSDPDIVAAMSISGNFGFEPCSHGDFLGAILGTGIVRDKLGDIILQGEKGAHILVVPELVDFLASSLDKVRNVSVTCKRMPLLALEYQPPRTKSLKTVEASLRLDAIASAGFKISRSKMANLISDGDVRVNWATVTKNNTTVKTGDIVSISGKGRLKIGEINSTRKGKFAVELLRYL